A stretch of Lachancea thermotolerans CBS 6340 chromosome D complete sequence DNA encodes these proteins:
- the RTS1 gene encoding protein phosphatase 2A regulatory subunit RTS1 (similar to uniprot|P38903 Saccharomyces cerevisiae YOR014W RTS1 B-type regulatory subunit of protein phosphatase 2A (PP2A)): MMRGFKQKLIKKTTGSSSSGQKKKDKEEAKKTSSGTSSPGSASGTSKSAAEKKSASSSSSSKHTKSKTATNNGSEKKSNPPPSSAQNDSPNAAPTSKNKLEVMGNINQPSRSSQPTLIAAAALPPSPTTATVSLAVPGTQSSKEPTTASGIEIPRSSHSFERLPNASKLNPEADLDLIKTPQRHSSSRFEPSRYTQITKLPHFDDVSPEEQIPLFIAKVDQCNTIFDFGDPSFDIQGKEIKRVTLQELIEFVVTNRFAYTEEMYAHVVNMFKNNLFRPIPPPVNPIGDVFDPDEDEPVNELAWPHMQCIYEFFLRFVESPDFNHQIAKQYIDQDFILRLLELFDSEDIRERDCLKTTLHRIYGKFLSLRSFIRRSINNIFLQFVYETERFNGIAELLEILGSIINGFALPLKEEHKVFLVRVLMPLHKVRCLSLYHPQLAYCIVQFLEKEPLLTEEVVMGLLRYWPKINSTKEIMFLNEIEDIFEVIEPLEFIKVEVPLFVQVAKCISSSHFQVSEKVLSYWNNEYFLNLCIENAEVILPIIFPALYELTSQLDLESQSDENGHPTSDPYVLVEQAISSGSWNRAIHAMAFKALKIFLETNPVLYDNCNSLYLTSVKETQRRKVEREENWHRLESYVEKLKISGTAGGDESSPQD; encoded by the exons ATGATGCGAGGATTCAAGCAAAAG ctgaTCAAAAAAACCACTGGATCGTCATCCTCTGgacagaagaagaaagacaaagagGAGGCGAAAAAGACCTCTTCAGGAACCAGTAGCCCCGGAAGCGCGAGCGGAACATCGAAGTCAGCTGCCGAGAAGAAGTCGGCCTcgagctccagctcctccaAGCATACGAAGAGTAAAACGGCAACGAATAACGGatctgaaaaaaagagcaaccCACCGCCGTCTTCGGCTCAAAATGATAGTCCTAATGCAGCGCCTACGagcaaaaacaaacttgAGGTTATGGGAAACATAAACCAACCGTCACGGTCGTCCCAGCCCACTTTAAtcgctgcagcagctctgCCTCCTTCGCCCACTACTGCCACCGTGTCTCTGGCAGTACCAGGAACACAATCGTCCAAGGAACCTACCACTGCCAGTGGAATTGAGATTCCGAGATCATCGCATTCTTTTGAACGTTTGCCCaatgcttcaaagttgaacCCTGAGGCGGACCTTGATCTGATAAAAACCCCGCAAAGACATTCTTCCTCGCGGTTTGAGCCCTCACGTTACACTCAGATTACAAAACTACCTCACTTTGATGACGTTTcaccagaagaacaaattCCGTTATTTATTGCCAAAGTGGACCAGTGCAATACCATTTTTGACTTCGGTGACCCCAGTTTTGATATTCAGGGCAAAGAAATAAAAAGAGTCACCCTTCAAGAATTAATAGAGTTTGTTGTTACAAACCGGTTTGCATACACCGAAGAGATGTATGCTCATGTTGTGAACATGTTTAAAAACAACTTGTTCAGACCCATACCGCCCCCAGTGAACCCCATTGGAGACGTCTTCGACCCCGATGAGGACGAACCTGTTAACGAGCTTGCGTGGCCTCACATGCAGTGCATTTACGAGTTCTTTCTGAGGTTTGTCGAGAGCCCTGATTTCAACCATCAAATTGCCAAGCAGTATATTGACCAAGATTTCATTTTGAGATTGTTGGAATTATTTGACAGTGAAGACATTAGAGAAAGGGACTGTTTGAAAACCACCTTGCACCGTATTTACGGCAAGTTCCTGAGCTTAAGAAGTTTTATTCGTCGCTCAATaaacaacattttcttGCAATTTGTCTACGAGACCGAGAGATTCAACGGTATTGCGGAATTGCTTGAGATCTTGGGTTCTATCATCAACGGGTTCGCCTTGcccttgaaagaagagcacAAAGTTTTCCTAGTTCGCGTATTGATGCCCTTGCACAAGGTCCGCTGCTTGTCGCTATACCACCCGCAGTTAGCATACTGTATCGtgcagtttttggagaaagagCCTCTCTTGACAGAGGAGGTGGTCATGGGCCTTCTTCGCTACTGGCCCAAAATCAACTCTACAAAGGAAATTATGTTCTTGAACGAAATAGAAGATATTTTCGAGGTGATAGAACCACTAGAGTTCATAAAAGTTGAAGTGCCTTTGTTCGTCCAGGTGGCCAAGTgcatttcttcatcacaTTTCCAGGTCTCTGAGAAGGTGCTCAGCTACTGGAACAACGAGTACTTTCTGAATCTCTGCATCGAGAACGCGGAGGTCATCTTGCCCATTATATTCCCAGCGTTATACGAGCTAACGTCACAACTAGACCTGGAGTCCCAGAGTGATGAAAATGGGCACCCTACGTCAGATCCTTACGTTTTAGTCGAACAAGCCATCAGTTCCGGCTCCTGGAACCGCGCTATCCACGCAATGGCCTTTAAGGCTCTCAAAATATTCTTGGAGACGAACCCGGTCCTTTATGACAACTGCAACTCGTTGTATTTGACAAGTGTCAAGGAGACGCAAAGGCGCAAAGTGGAACGCGAAGAAAATTGGCATAGGCTCGAAAGctatgttgaaaagctcaagatcaGTGGCACTGCAGGAGGTGACGAAAGTTCTCCTCAAGACTGA
- the FUN14 gene encoding Fun14p (conserved hypothetical protein), with translation MSFARPFLFQKTALGQLRKFLSPFSFGKSRLMSSGARAAKAPLYSGFVGYKTVGFAAGTSLAMLLSTISSKNIIRSDTILDVKQRNAGLPEEIGLPGQRGKSAVSKKVNYRELCLGSVLGLMIGVVVGKISSVLVFVTACGLLSLQWLSNRGLVDKNATWGLSKYIVKTGRESVDLNTLIWDKPSFKVPFILTFVLAALNV, from the coding sequence ATGAGCTTTGCCAGACCATTCTTATTCCAAAAAACCGCGCTAGGTCAATTGCGAAAATTCCTGTCGCCTTTCAGTTTTGGCAAAAGCAGGCTTATGTCCTCAGGCGCAAGGGCCGCGAAGGCTCCTCTGTATTCGGGATTCGTTGGATACAAGACCGTTGGTTTTGCCGCAGGTACATCTTTGGCGATGCTTCTATCGACCATCTCGAGCAAAAACATTATTCGCAGTGACACCATACTGGATGTAAAACAGCGTAACGCAGGATTGCCAGAAGAAATTGGCTTACCAGGCCAGCGCGGGAAGAGTGCAGTGAGCAAGAAAGTGAATTACAGAGAACTTTGTTTAGGGTCTGTGTTGGGACTTATGATaggtgttgttgttggcaaAATATCCTCAGTTTTGGTCTTTGTCACTGCATGTGGTCTTCTCAGCCTACAGTGGCTCAGTAACAGGGGCTTAGTTGACAAGAACGCGACTTGGGGTCTCTCAAAGTATATTGTGAAGACCGGCAGAGAATCGGTTGATTTGAACACTCTTATTTGGGACAAGCCTAGTTTCAAGGTTCCATTCATTTTAACATTCGTACTTGCAGCACTTAACGTCTAG
- the YTH1 gene encoding cleavage polyadenylation factor RNA-binding subunit YTH1 (highly similar to uniprot|Q06102 Saccharomyces cerevisiae YPR107C YTH1 Essential RNA-binding component of cleavage and polyadenylation factor contains five zinc fingers required for pre-mRNA 3'-end processing and polyadenylation), whose translation MSRIHPDTSNYPFRFEPFLRQEYSFSLDPDRPVCEFYNPREGPSSCPNGNSCPNKHVLPIFQNKIVCKHWLRGLCKKNDQCEYLHEYNLRKMPECVFFSKNGYCTQSPECQYLHINPSSKIQECEDYRMGFCPAGAQCKKRHIKKTMCPRYITGFCPLGRLDCEMEHPPFVIPNELSKLRIKNDDEINTKKQDEEKERRLNAIINGEIIA comes from the coding sequence ATGTCCAGAATACACCCGGATACATCGAACTATCCCTTTAGGTTCGAGCCGTTTCTTCGGCAGGAGTACTCCTTCTCTCTAGACCCTGACAGACCCGTATGCGAATTCTACAACCCTAGGGAAGGCCCGTCTTCGTGCCCAAACGGAAATTCATGTCCCAATAAGCATGTTCTGCCAATATTTCAGAACAAAATAGTCTGCAAGCATTGGCTGCGAGGATTGTGTAAGAAGAATGACCAGTGCGAGTACCTGCACGAGTATAACCTGCGGAAAATGCCGGAGTGCGTGttcttttcgaaaaacGGCTACTGCACACAATCGCCGGAGTGCCAGTACCTACATATCAATCCAAGCTCCAAAATCCAGGAGTGTGAAGACTACAGGATGGGATTCTGCCCCGCTGGTGCGCAATGTAAAAAGAGACACATCAAGAAAACGATGTGTCCTCGCTACATCACTGGGTTTTGCCCGTTGGGAAGACTCGACTGCGAAATGGAACACCCTCCGTTTGTGATACCGAACGAGCTGAGCAAGCTGCGGATCAAGAACGATGATGAAATAAACACGAAGAAGCAGGATGAGGAAAAAGAACGGCGTTTAAACGCTATCATCAATGGCGAAATCATTGCGTAA